Below is a window of Sphingobacteriaceae bacterium DNA.
AGACGATGTCCTTGGCCAATTTCGTAAACACTTCCAGCAGGGCCGACACGAGTACGTCGAAGTCCGGCCCCGGCCCGTCGATGAGGGGTCCGCCGGCGGCGCCGCTGGCCATGAGGAAGACGGCGTCGTTGGTGGACATGTCCCCGTCCACGCTGATCATGTTGAAGGTGGCGTCGCCGGCCTGGGCCAGGGCCGTCTTGAGGGCCGCCGGGGTCACCCGGGCGTCGGTGGTGGCGAAGGCCAGCATGGTGGCCATATTGGGGTGGATCATGCCCGCCCCCTTGGCCATGGCCCCGACGGTGATGGTGGTGCCGTCGCTCAGGACCCGCCGGGTTTCCGCCTCCTTGCTGAAGGTGTCGGTGGTCATGATGGCCTCGGCCGCCAGCAGGTGCCCTTCCCGGGAGGCGGCCGCCAGGCATTCCGGCACCCCTTCCCGGATGACGTCCATGGGCAGGAATACGCCGATGAGGCCCGTGGAGGCCACGGCCACCTGCTCCTCGGGGATCCCCAAGGCTTCGGCGGCGCACCGGGCCGTAGCCCGGGCGTCTTCCAGACCCTGCTGCCCGGTGGCGGCATTGGCCACGCCGCTGTTCATGACGATGGCCCGCAGCATGCCGCCGCTCTTCTGGAGATGTTCGGCGCTCACCACGACGGGAGCCGCCCGCACCACGTTGACGGTGAAGATGGCCGCGGCCGGCACGGGCTCATGGGCCACCAGCACTGCCAAGTCTTTTTTGCCGCTCTTGCGGATGCCGGCATGCATGCCGTGGGCGGTGAAGCCCGCAGCCGCCGTGACGCCGCCGGGACCCGCAGGGGCTTTGTCTTTCCTCTCAAAGTCGTTTATGTCCCGGTTGCCCATGGCACCTACCTCCCGTCGGTTATTTGCATCCATGGTCGTCACAACAAATAAACACCCCTGCACACCTGCAACAACACGATTATAAGGCTCAAGGTCAAGGGTAGAGGGGTGAGATCTTGAGACCCGCGTCTTCGGGCAGCCCGGCCATGATGTTCATGTTCTGGACGGCCTGTCCCGAGGCGCCCTTCACCAGGTTGTCGATGGCGGCCACCACCAGGAGGCGGCCGGTGCGCCGGTCCAAAGCCAGGCCGATGTCGCAGTAGTTGCTGCCCTGGACCGCCTTGGTGGCGGGGAGCATCCCCTGGGGATACACCCGCACGAAGGGAGCGCCGGCGTAAAACTCCCGGTAAAGCCGGAGGAGGTCCTCTTCGTCCATCTCCTTGCCCGCCAGGCGCACGTACAAGGTGGCCAGGATGCCCCGGGTCATGGGCACCAGGTGGGGGGTGAAGGTGATCCGCACCTGCTTTCCGGCCAGGATGGTCAAAGTCTGCTCGATTTCCGGGATGTGGCGGTGCTTGCCCGCCACGGTGTAGGCCCGCAGGCTTTCGTTCACTTCACCGTAATGGACCGTCATGGACGCGTTGCGCCCGGCGCCCGATACCCCGGACTTGCAGTCGAAGATCAGGTCGTCCACGTCCACCAGGCCGTGGGCCACCAAGGGCGCGGCGGCCAGGGCCGACACCGTGGGGTAGCAGCCCGGGTTGGCCACCAGGGCGGCGTCCCGGATCTGGTCGCGGAACAGTTCCGGCAGGCCGTACACCGCTTCTTCCCGCAGGGAGGCCGGCGGCATCTCCTCGTCGGGGGTGCCGTACCACGCCTGGTGCACCGACTGGTCCTTCAGGCGGAAATCGGCGCTCAGGTCGATGACCTTGGCCCCTTGAGCCCGCAGGGCTTGGGCGGCAGGGCCGGCGGCTCCGTGGGGCAATGCTAGGAAAGCATAGTCAACTGGTGGTAGAATACCGTTGTCCATGTCCTCCGGCGGACTCAGGACCAAGTCGGCCAAGGCTGTACCCAGCAGATGCGGCAGGGTATGCCCGATGGCCCGTCCAGCGTCGCGCCGCGCCACGGCCCATGCCACTCGGACATGGGGGTGTTCGTTGAGAAGGCGCAAGAGTTCGATTCCTGTGTAGCCTGTGGCGCCTACGACACCGACCTGCATACCCATCAACTCCCGGCCCGGAGAAATCAGGCCCCTAATCATGATGTGCATAATCATACTATGGGGTGAAAAAATATGCAATCACTGAATATCGGCCCCGAACCCCGCAGGGCCACGACAACCGTATGGGTTGGCGGTGTTCCCATGGGCAGCGGGCACCCCATAGTAGTCCAGTCCATGACGAATACTGATACGGCCGACGTGGAGGCCACGGTGGAGCAGGCGGCGGCCCTGGCCCAGGCCGGGAGCCAGCTGGTGCGCATCACCGTAAACAACGAAGCCGCCGCCGAGGCCGTGCCCCACATCGCTGCCGGACTCCGGGAGCGGGGCATGGACGTGCCCCTGATCGGCGACTTCCACTACAACGGGCACGTGCTGCTGGAGCGGTTTCCCCAATGCGCCCGGGCCCTGGCCAAGTACCGCATCAACCCCGGCAACGTGGGCCGCACCCAGCGGGACGAGAACTTCGCCGCCATCATCAGGCAGGCCATCAAACACGACCGGCCCATCCGCATCGGGGTCAACTGGGGCTCCCTGGACCAGGAGCTGCTCACGGAACTGATGGATGAAAACGCCCGGCGGCCCGATCCGGTCCCCGCCAACGTAGTGCTGCTGGAAGCCATCGTCGAGAGCGCATTGCGGTCGGCGGCCCTGGCGGAGGAAATCGGCCTGGCCCACGACAAGATCGTCCTCAGCGCCAAGGTGTCTTCGGTCCAGGAATTGATTGCGGTGTACCGGGAACTGGCCGCCCGCTGCGACTACCCCCTCCACCTGGGGCTGACGGAGGCGGGCATGGGCATCAAGGGGATGGTATCCAGCACCGCCGCCCTGGCGGTGCTGCTCCAGGAAGGCATCGGCGACACCATCCGCATCTCCTTGACCCCGGAGCCGGGGGGAGACCGGACCCAGGAGGTCCGGGTAGCCCAGCAATTGCTCCAGTCCATGGGCCTGCGGAGCTTCACGCCCCAGGTGACCGCCTGCCCCGGCTGCGGCCGCACCACCAGCACCTTCTTCCAGGAACTGGCCGGACGGGTGGAGCGGTACATCCAGGAGCGCATGCCCCAATGGCGCCGGCAGTACCCGGGGGTGGAGGAGATGACCGTGGCCGTCATGGGCTGCGTGGTCAACGGCCCGGGGGAGAGCCGCCATGCCGACATCGGCATCTCCCTGCCCGGGACCTTTGAAGAGCCCGTGGCGCCGGTCTACATGGACGGGGAACTGTACCGCACCCTGCGGGGCGACGACATGGCGGAGCAATTCCTGGCCATCCTGGAGGAATATGTAGCCCGTCGCTACGGCGGCGCCGCGGTCAAGGCGTCGACCAGCTAGTCTACCCGGCCGTCTGCCTCTTGCTG
It encodes the following:
- the argJ gene encoding bifunctional glutamate N-acetyltransferase/amino-acid acetyltransferase ArgJ; translated protein: MGNRDINDFERKDKAPAGPGGVTAAAGFTAHGMHAGIRKSGKKDLAVLVAHEPVPAAAIFTVNVVRAAPVVVSAEHLQKSGGMLRAIVMNSGVANAATGQQGLEDARATARCAAEALGIPEEQVAVASTGLIGVFLPMDVIREGVPECLAAASREGHLLAAEAIMTTDTFSKEAETRRVLSDGTTITVGAMAKGAGMIHPNMATMLAFATTDARVTPAALKTALAQAGDATFNMISVDGDMSTNDAVFLMASGAAGGPLIDGPGPDFDVLVSALLEVFTKLAKDIVSDGEGATRIMEVHLQGAASPEEARLGARAVTRSTLVKAALFGGDANWGRILAALGSSGAAFDPDRVDLKIGGIPVLESGRPIPFDEQEMAAVLAENEVRFDLNLNAGDHSATAWGCDITYEYIRVNAEYRT
- the ispG gene encoding flavodoxin-dependent (E)-4-hydroxy-3-methylbut-2-enyl-diphosphate synthase, which encodes MQSLNIGPEPRRATTTVWVGGVPMGSGHPIVVQSMTNTDTADVEATVEQAAALAQAGSQLVRITVNNEAAAEAVPHIAAGLRERGMDVPLIGDFHYNGHVLLERFPQCARALAKYRINPGNVGRTQRDENFAAIIRQAIKHDRPIRIGVNWGSLDQELLTELMDENARRPDPVPANVVLLEAIVESALRSAALAEEIGLAHDKIVLSAKVSSVQELIAVYRELAARCDYPLHLGLTEAGMGIKGMVSSTAALAVLLQEGIGDTIRISLTPEPGGDRTQEVRVAQQLLQSMGLRSFTPQVTACPGCGRTTSTFFQELAGRVERYIQERMPQWRRQYPGVEEMTVAVMGCVVNGPGESRHADIGISLPGTFEEPVAPVYMDGELYRTLRGDDMAEQFLAILEEYVARRYGGAAVKASTS
- the argC gene encoding N-acetyl-gamma-glutamyl-phosphate reductase — translated: MQVGVVGATGYTGIELLRLLNEHPHVRVAWAVARRDAGRAIGHTLPHLLGTALADLVLSPPEDMDNGILPPVDYAFLALPHGAAGPAAQALRAQGAKVIDLSADFRLKDQSVHQAWYGTPDEEMPPASLREEAVYGLPELFRDQIRDAALVANPGCYPTVSALAAAPLVAHGLVDVDDLIFDCKSGVSGAGRNASMTVHYGEVNESLRAYTVAGKHRHIPEIEQTLTILAGKQVRITFTPHLVPMTRGILATLYVRLAGKEMDEEDLLRLYREFYAGAPFVRVYPQGMLPATKAVQGSNYCDIGLALDRRTGRLLVVAAIDNLVKGASGQAVQNMNIMAGLPEDAGLKISPLYP